The Iamia majanohamensis genome window below encodes:
- the recF gene encoding DNA replication/repair protein RecF (All proteins in this family for which functions are known are DNA-binding proteins that assist the filamentation of RecA onto DNA for the initiation of recombination or recombinational repair.), which produces MHLARVWLTDFRGYASAEVALDPGLTAVVGANGQGKSNLLEAIGWLGGLRSFRGAPTEALVRVGAERAFVRGEGEREGRALLVECEIAPGGRSRTLVNRQPVRRARDGLEFLRAVVFSPDDLELVKGGPGERRRYLDDLLVALDPRLDATRADLDRILRQRSALLKQSGGRLTPEVEATLDVWDARLTVAGEALADARAALVDDLGPAVATAYRDLAGGDEVGLRYAPRWREGGLLAALHEVRRDELRRGVSLVGPHRDELDVTLQALPSRTHASQGEQRSIALALRLAGARLVAASLETPPLLLLDDVFSELDPDRSEALLGHLPPGQTVVTTAAALPPQAVPGQVLRVAEGRVTPAGGAPPPPS; this is translated from the coding sequence ATGCACCTCGCCCGCGTCTGGCTCACCGACTTCCGGGGCTACGCCTCGGCCGAGGTCGCCCTCGACCCCGGGCTGACCGCGGTGGTGGGCGCCAACGGCCAGGGCAAGAGCAACCTGCTCGAGGCCATCGGCTGGCTGGGGGGCCTGCGCTCGTTCCGGGGCGCGCCCACCGAGGCGCTGGTCCGGGTGGGGGCGGAGCGGGCCTTCGTCCGGGGGGAGGGCGAGCGGGAGGGGCGGGCCCTGCTGGTCGAGTGCGAGATCGCCCCCGGGGGCCGGAGCCGCACCCTCGTCAACCGCCAGCCCGTGCGCCGGGCCCGCGACGGCCTCGAGTTCCTCCGGGCCGTGGTGTTCTCGCCCGACGACCTGGAGCTGGTGAAGGGCGGGCCGGGGGAGCGGCGCCGGTACCTCGACGACCTGCTGGTCGCCCTCGACCCCCGCCTCGACGCCACCCGCGCGGACCTGGACCGGATCCTGCGCCAGCGCTCCGCCCTGCTGAAGCAGTCCGGCGGTCGCCTCACCCCGGAGGTGGAGGCCACCCTCGACGTCTGGGACGCCCGGCTCACGGTTGCGGGGGAGGCCCTGGCCGACGCCCGGGCCGCGCTGGTCGACGACCTCGGCCCCGCGGTCGCCACCGCCTACCGCGACCTGGCCGGCGGTGACGAGGTCGGGCTGCGCTACGCCCCCCGGTGGCGGGAGGGCGGCCTGCTCGCCGCCCTCCACGAGGTCCGGCGCGACGAGCTGCGGCGGGGCGTGAGCCTGGTCGGCCCGCATCGCGACGAGCTCGACGTCACGCTCCAGGCCCTCCCGTCGCGCACCCACGCCTCCCAGGGCGAGCAGCGCAGCATCGCCCTCGCCCTCCGCCTCGCCGGGGCGCGCCTGGTGGCCGCCTCCCTGGAGACCCCGCCGCTGCTGCTGCTCGACGACGTGTTCTCCGAGCTCGACCCCGACCGCTCCGAGGCCCTGCTCGGCCACCTCCCCCCGGGCCAGACGGTGGTCACCACGGCCGCCGCCCTGCCCCCGCAGGCGGTGCCGGGCCAGGTCCTGCGGGTCGCCGAGGGGCGGGTGACCCCCGCCGGCGGCGCCCCCCCGCCCCCCTCCTGA
- a CDS encoding DNA gyrase/topoisomerase IV subunit B — MTILEGLAHVRKRPGMYIGGTGLSGLHHLVWEVVDNSVDEAMAGHCDRIDITLLADGGCRVADDGRGIPTDVHPEFKLTGVEIALTKLGGGGKFGGDGYKVSGGLHGVGVSVVNALSSRVLVQVDQRGKRHEIEFAEGGAKKTSLTVVGDAPRGRTGTTVTFWPDETIFESTEFAARTMLERFQMMAFLNKALEIRFKDEREGHDPTPVSYRYANGIVDFVKHVNASKNPLFTKVGSFEQVEDEHEVELAFQWNDGYQTDGLHSFANGIATIEGGTHEEGFRAALTTVLNKYARGKGLLKEKDANLAGEDVREGLTAIISVRLREPQFEGQTKAKLGNPEIKSLVQKATNEHLSWWLEEHPTEGNKIIKKAINAQRARAAARQARDATRRKSALDGAGMPDKLRDCSSRNRDECELFIVEGDSAGGSATSARDPRTQAILPIRGKILNVERAQIDRMLKNNEVQALIAAIGAGFGEEFEITKARYDRVILLCDADVDGSHIRTLLLTFFFRHMKELVEQNHVYIAQPPLYSTVVGKEKVYLKDDAAKARFLAENPTHKKEFSRLKGLGEMDWQELKATTMDSASRTLLQVGVEQAAAADTAISTLMGDDVAARKDFIQKNAKDVRFIDI; from the coding sequence ATGACGATCCTCGAGGGGCTCGCGCACGTCCGCAAGCGCCCCGGGATGTACATCGGTGGCACCGGCCTGTCCGGGCTCCACCACCTCGTCTGGGAGGTGGTCGACAACTCCGTCGACGAGGCCATGGCCGGCCACTGCGACCGCATCGACATCACCCTGCTGGCCGACGGCGGGTGCCGGGTGGCCGACGACGGGCGTGGCATCCCCACCGACGTCCACCCGGAGTTCAAGCTCACGGGCGTCGAGATCGCCCTCACCAAGCTCGGCGGCGGCGGCAAGTTCGGCGGCGACGGCTACAAGGTCTCAGGCGGCCTCCACGGCGTGGGCGTCTCGGTCGTCAACGCCCTCTCCTCCCGGGTCCTCGTCCAGGTCGACCAGCGGGGCAAGCGCCACGAGATCGAGTTCGCCGAGGGCGGGGCCAAGAAGACCTCCCTCACCGTTGTGGGCGACGCCCCCCGGGGCCGCACCGGCACCACCGTCACCTTCTGGCCCGACGAGACGATCTTCGAGTCCACCGAGTTCGCGGCCCGCACCATGCTGGAGCGGTTCCAGATGATGGCCTTCCTCAACAAGGCGCTGGAGATCCGGTTCAAGGACGAGCGCGAGGGCCACGACCCCACCCCGGTCAGCTACCGCTACGCCAACGGCATCGTCGACTTCGTCAAGCACGTCAACGCGAGCAAGAACCCGCTGTTCACCAAGGTCGGCTCCTTCGAGCAGGTCGAGGACGAGCACGAGGTGGAGCTGGCCTTCCAGTGGAACGACGGCTACCAGACCGACGGCCTGCACAGCTTCGCCAACGGCATCGCCACCATCGAGGGCGGCACCCACGAGGAGGGCTTCCGCGCCGCCCTCACCACGGTGCTCAACAAGTACGCCCGGGGCAAGGGCCTGCTCAAGGAGAAGGACGCCAACCTGGCCGGCGAGGACGTGCGCGAGGGCCTCACCGCCATCATCTCGGTGCGTCTGCGCGAGCCCCAGTTCGAGGGCCAGACCAAGGCCAAGCTGGGCAACCCGGAGATCAAGTCCCTCGTCCAGAAGGCCACCAACGAGCACCTCTCCTGGTGGCTCGAGGAGCACCCCACCGAGGGCAACAAGATCATCAAGAAGGCGATCAACGCCCAGCGGGCCCGGGCCGCGGCCCGCCAGGCCCGCGACGCCACCCGACGCAAGTCCGCCCTCGACGGGGCGGGCATGCCCGACAAGCTGCGCGACTGCTCCAGCCGCAACCGCGACGAGTGCGAGCTGTTCATCGTCGAGGGCGACTCGGCCGGCGGCTCGGCCACCAGCGCCCGCGACCCCCGCACCCAGGCGATCCTGCCGATCCGGGGCAAGATCCTGAACGTCGAGCGGGCCCAGATCGACCGCATGCTGAAGAACAACGAGGTCCAGGCCCTCATCGCCGCCATCGGCGCCGGCTTCGGCGAGGAGTTCGAGATCACCAAGGCCCGCTACGACCGGGTCATCCTCCTCTGCGACGCCGACGTCGACGGCAGCCACATCCGCACCCTGCTGCTCACCTTCTTCTTCCGGCACATGAAGGAGCTGGTCGAGCAGAACCACGTGTACATCGCCCAGCCGCCGCTCTACTCCACGGTGGTGGGCAAGGAGAAGGTGTACCTGAAGGACGACGCGGCCAAGGCCCGCTTCCTGGCCGAGAACCCCACGCACAAGAAGGAGTTCTCCCGGCTGAAGGGCCTGGGCGAGATGGACTGGCAGGAGCTCAAGGCCACCACCATGGACAGCGCCAGCCGCACCCTGCTGCAGGTGGGCGTCGAGCAGGCCGCAGCGGCCGACACCGCCATCTCCACGCTCATGGGCGACGACGTCGCCGCCCGCAAGGACTTCATCCAGAAGAACGCCAAGGACGTCCGCTTCATCGACATCTAG
- a CDS encoding DUF721 domain-containing protein, protein MPAPRRPPSSPGAGPTPLGETLDRVLAGLGAPPASSLEVVERAWPDLVGPVAADALRPVAIRDGCLVVTATDPVWTGQARWLEGAVVEGLAPLLGEGVVTSLTARRAPR, encoded by the coding sequence GTGCCCGCGCCCCGTCGCCCCCCCTCGAGCCCCGGCGCCGGCCCGACCCCGCTGGGCGAGACCCTCGACCGCGTCCTCGCCGGCCTGGGGGCGCCCCCGGCGTCGTCGCTGGAGGTGGTGGAGCGGGCCTGGCCCGACCTGGTCGGGCCGGTGGCGGCCGACGCCCTCCGCCCCGTCGCGATCCGCGACGGGTGCCTGGTGGTGACGGCCACCGACCCGGTCTGGACCGGCCAGGCCCGGTGGCTCGAGGGGGCCGTGGTGGAGGGCCTGGCCCCCCTGCTGGGGGAGGGCGTGGTGACCTCGCTCACCGCCCGGCGCGCGCCGCGCTGA
- the dnaN gene encoding DNA polymerase III subunit beta yields the protein MKFRCERDELVEALGTAGRAVANRGGALPVLSGVRLELEGDALRLTGSDLDLTISVAAEVAGEGDGVAVMPAKIASDVVRSLDPGRVEIAVDGDEAQITSGRFSSSIRLLPADEFPRLATPADDAVTLDASDLASALSQVVPAASSDDARPILTGVLMAAEGGGLRLVATDSYRLAVRDLEGKAVLEEGQSVLVPSRALRELVRALGDGEVTLRLGEREATFEVGRTRVTTRLIEGEFPNYRGLIPSSYPNRMAVSREALGDAVRRVRLMAREATPVRLTMSSGGLELDAVTQDVGQASEAVDATFEGAELTVGFNPEYLLDGIDVAPGDEVTLETTDANKPAVLRAAGRDDFLYLLMPVRI from the coding sequence GTGAAGTTCCGGTGCGAGCGTGACGAGCTGGTCGAGGCCCTGGGCACGGCCGGTCGGGCCGTGGCCAACCGGGGTGGGGCGCTGCCCGTGCTCTCCGGGGTGCGCCTGGAGCTGGAGGGCGACGCCCTGCGGCTCACCGGCTCCGACCTCGACCTGACCATCTCGGTGGCGGCCGAGGTCGCCGGCGAGGGCGACGGCGTGGCGGTGATGCCGGCCAAGATCGCCTCCGACGTGGTCCGCTCCCTCGACCCCGGCCGGGTCGAGATCGCGGTCGACGGCGACGAGGCCCAGATCACCTCCGGGCGCTTCTCGTCGTCCATCCGCCTGCTCCCCGCCGACGAGTTCCCCCGCCTGGCCACCCCGGCCGACGACGCCGTGACCCTCGACGCCTCCGACCTGGCCTCGGCGCTGTCCCAGGTGGTGCCGGCGGCGTCGTCCGACGACGCCCGGCCCATCCTCACCGGCGTGCTGATGGCCGCCGAGGGGGGCGGCCTGCGCCTGGTCGCCACCGACTCCTACCGCCTGGCCGTGCGCGACCTCGAGGGCAAGGCCGTCCTCGAGGAGGGCCAGAGCGTGCTGGTGCCGTCACGAGCCCTCCGCGAGCTGGTGCGGGCCCTCGGCGACGGCGAGGTCACCCTCCGCCTCGGTGAGCGGGAGGCCACCTTCGAGGTGGGCCGCACCCGCGTGACCACCCGGCTCATCGAGGGCGAGTTCCCGAACTACCGGGGCCTGATCCCCTCCAGCTACCCGAACCGCATGGCCGTGTCGCGCGAGGCCCTGGGCGACGCGGTCCGCCGCGTGCGGCTCATGGCCCGGGAGGCCACGCCCGTGCGCCTGACCATGAGCAGCGGCGGCCTCGAGCTCGACGCCGTCACCCAGGACGTGGGCCAGGCCAGCGAGGCCGTCGACGCCACCTTCGAGGGCGCCGAGCTCACCGTGGGCTTCAACCCCGAGTACCTGCTCGACGGCATCGACGTGGCCCCCGGCGACGAGGTCACCCTCGAGACCACCGACGCCAACAAGCCCGCGGTGCTCCGGGCCGCCGGCCGCGACGACTTCCTGTACCTGCTGATGCCGGTGCGCATCTGA